The following coding sequences lie in one Heyndrickxia oleronia genomic window:
- a CDS encoding tape measure protein: MSGAQTTLSLQDRLTGPLMKIMRAMDSTIRVMEQMDSATQQLDQKSLANARRNISNASADLERLRSSMDNTGRGAEGAARQQEKFNHSLGDGLSLLKDYAGGLLAAVGAYKLFNAAKNTLSDMFSRGIDFHAFKQSSEVAFTTFLGDAKKAKQYMDDMYAFALKTPFSYPDLLESSRNLIAFGIEAKNTFPIMKAIGDAVAAIGGGNAEMQNMANIFGQIQAQGKITAVEVDRLSQYGINAFEILGKAAGKSANEMRDQVSDGAVDAGMAITALVEGMNKKFGGLMEGVKGTWRGAIDSLNSARRNAGAAMMDDFMEPLTKTIGIVTDAFKKVPKYIGPAVAAFVPLVNMFNETFGGNRFDGVFEGIGASITFIATLLSWMGQAALWVAGIFADNWSWIAPILTTIGAVLLTISGILLTKYAIIGLIRVATAAWAALQWAVNAAYLANPIGIVLLIIVAVIALVIYAMVAWADTTATVIGAIVGSVYWLGAVFYNTLMGIGNFGIMVAEWFVNHWNQAVFGVQLAWIGLNLLVRMVFDAIGNAALRTAEFFINIWNNGVYLVQMGFYKMQEGILTVMSSVASGIVGAVNHALSGISTLVNKAVSGINSLISLINKIPGVDIGEIGNVDLKASTAAVDKLNSIKANLVAPTKAGPVNLGSFNTAGDYMKSVNMPTAPEQVSFGRLEYKNLGDAFVKGQQVGSNLSLKASEKLTGAIDKVTGLMSGKNSSLMNPGEVPAGGYDPTLGGATAPGAAGKKSKNPTGGKLDKIGKIEDKINIADEDLKLLLEMADSRSINQVNITLSPSVTFKDVTMKEEADIDKVISKINKSFEDDMARSVEGVVT; this comes from the coding sequence ATGTCAGGCGCTCAAACAACACTATCTCTTCAAGATAGGTTGACCGGCCCCCTAATGAAAATCATGCGAGCCATGGATAGTACAATAAGAGTTATGGAGCAGATGGACTCTGCTACCCAGCAACTGGACCAAAAGAGCCTGGCGAATGCTAGGCGGAACATATCCAATGCTTCAGCAGACCTTGAGCGTTTACGGAGTTCTATGGATAACACCGGAAGGGGAGCGGAGGGCGCAGCCCGTCAACAGGAGAAGTTCAATCATTCTCTTGGTGACGGGCTTTCTTTACTAAAAGATTATGCTGGTGGGCTGTTAGCAGCGGTTGGGGCTTATAAATTATTTAATGCAGCAAAAAATACGCTATCGGATATGTTTTCACGAGGGATTGATTTCCATGCATTCAAGCAAAGTTCTGAGGTAGCATTCACCACTTTCCTTGGAGATGCAAAAAAAGCTAAGCAATACATGGACGATATGTATGCTTTTGCACTAAAGACCCCATTCTCTTATCCAGATCTACTGGAATCTAGTAGGAACTTAATTGCATTCGGTATAGAAGCAAAAAACACCTTTCCAATCATGAAAGCTATAGGTGACGCAGTAGCAGCTATCGGAGGCGGAAATGCTGAGATGCAGAACATGGCCAACATATTCGGACAGATCCAGGCTCAAGGGAAAATAACAGCCGTAGAAGTAGATCGGCTTTCTCAGTATGGTATTAATGCCTTTGAAATACTTGGGAAAGCCGCAGGTAAGTCTGCTAACGAAATGAGGGATCAAGTTTCCGATGGGGCTGTTGACGCAGGTATGGCCATTACCGCATTAGTAGAAGGGATGAATAAAAAATTTGGCGGATTGATGGAAGGTGTGAAAGGTACATGGCGCGGTGCAATTGATTCACTTAATTCTGCCCGCAGAAATGCCGGTGCTGCTATGATGGATGACTTCATGGAGCCGCTAACCAAAACCATCGGTATTGTAACTGACGCTTTCAAAAAAGTGCCTAAATATATCGGTCCCGCAGTAGCTGCTTTTGTCCCACTTGTAAATATGTTCAATGAGACATTTGGCGGTAATAGATTTGATGGTGTCTTTGAGGGGATAGGAGCTTCTATCACCTTTATAGCGACATTGTTATCTTGGATGGGTCAGGCAGCCTTATGGGTAGCTGGAATATTCGCGGATAACTGGTCTTGGATAGCGCCTATTCTAACGACAATAGGGGCTGTTCTTCTTACAATCTCCGGAATCCTGCTCACGAAATACGCTATTATTGGTTTAATTCGTGTGGCAACAGCAGCATGGGCGGCATTGCAGTGGGCTGTTAACGCTGCATATCTTGCTAATCCTATCGGGATTGTACTGCTCATAATCGTGGCAGTCATAGCACTTGTTATTTATGCAATGGTTGCCTGGGCTGACACTACGGCTACGGTTATTGGGGCGATTGTTGGGTCTGTCTACTGGCTTGGTGCTGTGTTTTACAATACGCTCATGGGCATCGGGAATTTTGGTATCATGGTCGCAGAATGGTTCGTAAATCATTGGAATCAAGCAGTTTTCGGGGTTCAATTGGCATGGATAGGTTTAAACCTGCTTGTCCGTATGGTCTTTGATGCCATAGGAAATGCTGCACTTCGAACAGCTGAATTCTTTATCAATATCTGGAATAACGGAGTGTACTTAGTACAAATGGGGTTCTATAAAATGCAGGAAGGCATCCTCACGGTCATGAGTAGTGTAGCGTCTGGAATAGTGGGTGCGGTGAATCATGCACTTAGTGGTATTTCTACCCTAGTTAACAAGGCAGTCAGCGGCATAAACTCATTAATTAGTTTAATTAACAAAATCCCAGGCGTAGATATTGGCGAAATTGGTAACGTCGATTTGAAAGCAAGCACCGCAGCTGTTGATAAGCTAAACAGTATAAAAGCTAACCTTGTAGCGCCTACTAAGGCAGGACCTGTAAACCTTGGCTCATTCAATACGGCAGGAGACTACATGAAGAGTGTCAACATGCCTACAGCTCCGGAGCAAGTTTCTTTTGGAAGGCTAGAGTACAAGAATCTTGGTGATGCATTTGTTAAAGGTCAACAAGTTGGATCTAATCTTTCCTTAAAGGCCAGCGAAAAACTGACAGGTGCAATTGATAAAGTAACTGGTTTAATGTCAGGAAAGAATTCTAGTTTAATGAATCCAGGAGAAGTTCCTGCAGGAGGATATGATCCTACACTAGGTGGTGCAACTGCACCAGGTGCTGCAGGAAAGAAAAGCAAAAACCCGACAGGTGGAAAGTTGGATAAGATCGGCAAGATTGAGGACAAGATCAACATTGCCGATGAGGATTTGAAGCTTTTGCTTGAAATGGCGGATAGTCGATCTATCAATCAAGTGAATATAACTCTTAGCCCGTCCGTTACCTTCAAAGACGTGACGATGAAGGAGGAAGCGGATATTGATAAAGTGATCTCAAAAATTAATAAGAGCTTTGAAGATGACATGGCTCGAAGTGTAGAAGGGGTAGTGACATGA
- a CDS encoding phage tail assembly chaperone: protein MSKFSSFMKGNVKQTETVKLKLERFEEPIELRPLTAGEADKINEKCFVNKPGIKGRPERVFDVVKYNRGINTASIVYPDLNDVELQESYGVRGAENLFSELFYLGEASQILEKVTEISGIGGNINEDIEEAKN from the coding sequence ATGAGTAAATTTAGTTCTTTTATGAAGGGTAACGTAAAACAAACGGAAACAGTTAAATTAAAACTAGAACGTTTTGAAGAGCCTATTGAATTGCGTCCATTGACTGCTGGGGAAGCCGATAAGATTAATGAGAAGTGTTTCGTAAATAAACCTGGAATCAAAGGCCGTCCAGAGAGAGTGTTTGATGTAGTGAAATACAACCGTGGAATCAATACTGCTTCAATTGTCTATCCTGACTTGAACGATGTTGAGCTTCAAGAATCTTACGGGGTTCGTGGGGCGGAGAATCTTTTCTCCGAACTGTTTTATTTGGGTGAAGCATCGCAGATTCTTGAAAAGGTGACTGAGATCAGCGGAATTGGTGGCAACATCAACGAGGACATTGAAGAAGCAAAAAACTAA
- a CDS encoding phage tail tube protein, producing MPRIMQNNDAISAKEGMVYVTIEGQVHEYAELIKFEARIDYTKADVKSVGKRMKGGKIVGAEGTGSMEFYYHRPEMRKMALEYVKTGKSPIMDVQVVNADITSRAGKQTALIKNVVPDGALIAMLDGDTDDLLKDETDFTFDDFDFLDQFNVITD from the coding sequence ATGCCACGTATTATGCAAAATAACGATGCAATTAGTGCAAAAGAAGGCATGGTGTACGTCACCATTGAAGGGCAGGTGCACGAATACGCTGAATTGATTAAATTCGAAGCCCGTATTGATTATACAAAAGCAGATGTAAAGTCGGTTGGAAAGCGTATGAAAGGCGGAAAGATCGTGGGTGCAGAAGGTACAGGCTCCATGGAGTTCTATTATCATCGACCAGAAATGCGAAAGATGGCACTAGAGTATGTGAAAACAGGTAAGTCACCTATCATGGATGTTCAAGTTGTCAATGCCGATATCACTTCTCGTGCAGGAAAACAGACAGCGCTCATTAAGAATGTTGTTCCTGACGGAGCCTTGATTGCCATGCTTGATGGGGACACGGACGATCTTTTGAAGGATGAAACGGACTTCACGTTTGATGACTTTGATTTCTTGGATCAATTTAATGTAATTACTGATTGA
- a CDS encoding phage tail sheath C-terminal domain-containing protein encodes MAGGFWETQNKVRPGAYVNFETNALVATGLDSRGAEVVPIKADWGETGKFIKVSPNTKFKEKFGKSLDELIPIREAFKGTGEVIVYNLNGKGEKAKATNGTFTVTAIHGGSDGNKIVVMVAPELEGGATVKTFFDGNPVDSQEVISSVELKPNAYVAFSGELPTSETTLTLKDGTTVAATNESYSDLAAGLDSQRFKTIAIGTDDDSIKLLFSLKIKQWREQEGKNVTFVTNDYKAADHEGVVSVLNGVMLDGGEELAAKESVYWYGAAYANATTNSLTYAEYPGAIDCERLSHDEIVKALQDGHIVYTYNEGADGVDKVVVEQDINTFRSFTPIKNQDFRKNKIVRQMDIVSNNVQHIYSRFFIGKVDNDENGRNLFKGQIMTVILDPLVRRGAIEPYDPDDIHLQQGAEKDAVLASMGLKFNDAMEKLYMTVECK; translated from the coding sequence ATGGCAGGAGGATTTTGGGAAACTCAAAACAAAGTACGTCCTGGTGCTTATGTTAACTTTGAAACCAATGCTCTAGTAGCCACTGGACTTGATTCTCGTGGTGCTGAAGTAGTCCCTATTAAAGCTGATTGGGGCGAAACAGGCAAGTTTATCAAAGTTTCTCCGAATACTAAGTTCAAAGAGAAGTTTGGAAAATCGCTAGATGAACTTATTCCTATTCGTGAAGCCTTCAAGGGTACGGGTGAAGTCATAGTCTACAACTTAAATGGTAAGGGTGAGAAAGCAAAAGCGACAAATGGAACCTTTACAGTTACTGCAATTCATGGGGGTTCAGATGGAAATAAGATTGTAGTTATGGTGGCTCCTGAACTGGAAGGTGGCGCTACTGTTAAAACTTTCTTTGACGGTAACCCCGTGGATTCTCAGGAGGTAATTTCAAGCGTAGAATTGAAGCCGAATGCTTATGTCGCTTTCTCCGGGGAGCTTCCTACTAGTGAAACAACTCTGACCTTGAAAGATGGAACGACAGTAGCGGCTACAAATGAATCCTACTCTGATTTGGCAGCAGGATTGGATTCTCAACGATTCAAAACTATCGCTATTGGAACGGATGACGATTCTATTAAATTACTATTCTCTTTGAAAATAAAGCAATGGAGAGAGCAGGAAGGTAAGAATGTTACTTTCGTTACCAATGATTATAAAGCTGCAGATCATGAAGGAGTTGTTTCCGTACTAAACGGCGTTATGCTTGATGGTGGGGAAGAATTGGCAGCCAAGGAGTCTGTGTACTGGTACGGTGCTGCTTATGCCAATGCAACCACCAATTCACTTACTTATGCAGAATACCCTGGGGCTATTGATTGTGAGCGTCTGAGCCATGATGAGATTGTCAAAGCATTGCAGGACGGACACATTGTTTATACCTATAACGAAGGTGCTGACGGCGTGGACAAAGTGGTGGTCGAACAAGATATCAACACATTCCGTTCCTTTACACCGATCAAGAACCAAGATTTCCGTAAAAACAAAATTGTGCGTCAAATGGATATTGTTTCAAATAACGTACAGCATATCTACTCCCGTTTCTTCATCGGGAAAGTAGATAACGATGAGAACGGTCGAAACCTATTCAAAGGACAGATCATGACCGTTATCTTGGATCCACTTGTTCGTCGGGGAGCAATCGAACCATATGATCCGGATGATATCCATCTACAACAAGGCGCTGAAAAAGATGCTGTGTTGGCTTCTATGGGTCTGAAGTTCAACGACGCTATGGAAAAGTTGTATATGACTGTTGAATGTAAATAA
- a CDS encoding phage tail terminator family protein: MVTELKDLIIQQLKQVFGGIKVYDEPIRQGLKVPAFLVLIVNDSQERKLWNLSEWQFLVNVTYFPEDERNVYTETDKVSQTFKENFRYIANQYHVNRLEAEKHDGTLVITFSVKKIVREIEVGTKMQKLHYGGATSD, translated from the coding sequence TTGGTAACTGAACTTAAAGACCTCATTATTCAGCAACTGAAACAAGTTTTTGGTGGGATAAAAGTATATGATGAACCAATCCGGCAGGGACTCAAAGTTCCTGCTTTTTTGGTGCTTATAGTAAACGATTCGCAGGAAAGAAAACTTTGGAATCTGTCAGAGTGGCAGTTCTTGGTGAACGTCACCTACTTTCCTGAAGATGAAAGAAATGTTTATACAGAAACCGATAAGGTAAGCCAAACGTTTAAAGAGAACTTTCGCTACATTGCCAATCAATATCATGTCAATCGATTGGAAGCGGAAAAGCATGATGGAACTCTAGTAATCACGTTTAGCGTGAAAAAAATTGTTCGTGAAATAGAAGTAGGAACAAAAATGCAGAAATTGCATTATGGAGGTGCTACGAGTGACTAA
- a CDS encoding HK97 gp10 family phage protein — MGFEFSEVSRIKENLIELNKASYKIHMKVAKRVAQLAIRKVKKMTPVDTGDLRNNWKYDVIKKGDTYIIVIYNQLEYASFVENGHRIVIAGKTVGWVEGRFMLKLTEEEMQRIAPNMWEKEVVKEMRRIFGN, encoded by the coding sequence ATGGGTTTTGAATTTAGCGAAGTGTCACGTATCAAGGAAAATCTGATTGAGCTAAATAAGGCTTCTTATAAGATTCATATGAAAGTAGCAAAACGTGTAGCTCAATTGGCCATCCGTAAAGTTAAGAAGATGACTCCTGTGGATACAGGGGATTTACGTAACAATTGGAAATATGATGTTATCAAAAAGGGCGATACGTATATTATTGTCATTTATAATCAATTGGAATATGCCTCCTTCGTGGAGAATGGACATAGAATAGTCATCGCGGGAAAAACAGTTGGTTGGGTTGAAGGGAGATTTATGTTGAAGTTGACCGAAGAAGAAATGCAACGTATTGCTCCGAATATGTGGGAAAAAGAAGTAGTAAAGGAGATGAGACGAATCTTTGGTAACTGA
- a CDS encoding phage head-tail connector protein, producing the protein MMKTIDIVKEKLPDPKPNDGVLNIYIDEVGQAIMNYCNRRDIPTELRYVHANMVIDLMNSENRRNESEENNAVSSIKEGDVQVNFGTVQLEYREKATEALLFDYAKQLNRFRRLRW; encoded by the coding sequence ATGATGAAAACCATTGATATTGTTAAAGAGAAACTTCCGGATCCAAAACCAAATGATGGTGTGTTAAACATCTACATCGATGAGGTTGGTCAAGCTATTATGAATTATTGTAATAGGAGAGATATTCCTACTGAATTACGTTATGTCCATGCAAATATGGTTATTGACTTAATGAATAGCGAAAATCGAAGAAATGAATCGGAAGAGAATAATGCTGTATCATCCATTAAAGAAGGTGACGTACAAGTAAACTTTGGTACTGTCCAATTAGAATATCGTGAAAAAGCCACAGAAGCACTTCTTTTTGATTACGCTAAACAGTTAAATCGTTTTCGAAGGTTAAGGTGGTAG
- a CDS encoding SAP domain-containing protein, whose translation MTQFKVTFNRNVKFGKNPYRKGDTVIIHEEQLNVLKDSKVITSNIEELLETPTEQKEIEEMTVPELKEYASEHNVDLTGITKKEDIQEAIQSYLEEINDENH comes from the coding sequence TTGACACAATTCAAAGTTACATTTAATCGTAATGTTAAGTTCGGAAAAAATCCATATCGTAAGGGTGATACTGTAATAATCCATGAGGAACAATTAAATGTTTTAAAGGACTCAAAAGTAATTACTAGTAATATTGAAGAGCTGCTTGAAACACCCACTGAACAAAAGGAAATTGAAGAAATGACGGTTCCTGAGTTAAAGGAATATGCATCCGAACATAATGTTGATTTAACTGGAATAACAAAGAAAGAAGACATCCAAGAAGCTATTCAAAGCTACTTGGAGGAAATTAATGATGAAAACCATTGA
- a CDS encoding major capsid protein, with the protein MPTIFDLVNARNIASYYTESTSNKIPLLGQTLFPAKKQLGLDLSWIKGANGLPVALMPSEFDTKATLRDRIGFSKVETEMPFFREAMRIGEKDRQELNKLIASSNEAYLMPLITRIYDDVTNLVNGAEVQPERMIMQLLSKGKISIRANRQDYDYDYKMKDDHKEVLVGGAQWSNPDSTPIQDIIRWQKTVAENTGTKPTNAIMTTKTFGYLLNHPSIRLDMNPIGGQNIIMTEAMLKQYLSTKLGLSVAVYDKKYIAEDKTTQNFYPDDYFTLLPSGSLGNIYYGTTPEESDLMAGNSPADVQIVNTGVAITTIKEPHPVNVETIVSEIVLPSFETIDNIFIAKIN; encoded by the coding sequence ATGCCAACCATTTTTGATTTAGTTAATGCAAGGAATATTGCATCATATTATACAGAGTCAACATCCAACAAAATACCTCTACTTGGACAAACATTGTTTCCAGCTAAAAAGCAGCTTGGACTTGATCTTAGTTGGATTAAGGGAGCAAATGGTTTACCCGTAGCTCTAATGCCTTCGGAGTTCGATACAAAAGCTACATTACGTGATCGTATTGGATTTAGCAAAGTAGAAACGGAAATGCCATTTTTCCGTGAAGCTATGCGTATTGGTGAAAAAGACCGTCAGGAATTAAACAAGTTAATTGCTTCTTCGAATGAAGCTTATTTAATGCCATTAATTACTAGAATTTATGATGATGTTACTAATCTAGTAAACGGTGCAGAAGTACAGCCTGAAAGAATGATTATGCAGCTGTTGTCCAAAGGAAAGATTTCCATTCGTGCAAATCGACAAGACTATGATTATGATTACAAAATGAAAGATGATCATAAAGAAGTACTTGTCGGCGGGGCCCAATGGTCAAATCCAGACTCTACTCCAATTCAGGATATCATTCGTTGGCAAAAAACTGTGGCAGAAAACACAGGAACAAAACCTACAAATGCTATTATGACGACTAAAACATTTGGTTATCTATTGAATCATCCTAGCATCCGTTTAGATATGAATCCAATTGGCGGCCAAAATATTATTATGACGGAAGCAATGCTCAAACAATACTTGAGTACAAAACTAGGATTGTCTGTAGCTGTTTATGATAAAAAGTACATTGCTGAGGATAAAACAACCCAGAACTTCTATCCGGACGATTATTTTACACTTCTGCCTAGCGGTTCACTAGGAAATATCTATTATGGTACAACACCAGAGGAATCCGATTTAATGGCCGGTAATTCTCCAGCAGATGTTCAAATAGTGAATACTGGTGTGGCGATTACCACGATCAAAGAACCTCACCCTGTTAACGTGGAAACCATTGTTTCTGAAATTGTACTACCAAGCTTCGAAACAATCGATAATATTTTCATAGCAAAGATTAATTAA
- a CDS encoding phage scaffolding protein, which yields MKREFLEGLGLEKEAIEKIMAEHGKTVETHKIKANDLQSSLDDLKGQLTQRDKDLKDLKKKAEGSEDLQMQLTNLQKQYDDDKVSYEKKIKDTQLSSALKLALNGKVHDADLVARLIDKSTIELGEDGNITKGLDEQIKTLQESKSFLFVQKDEGNSGGFRGFTPVGGTTQKNDDQQKTNEDFGKNLANFATNNKDLDKARDSYFN from the coding sequence ATGAAAAGAGAATTTTTAGAAGGTTTAGGCCTTGAAAAAGAGGCTATTGAAAAAATCATGGCTGAACATGGAAAAACCGTTGAAACTCATAAAATAAAAGCAAATGATCTTCAATCGAGTCTTGACGATCTGAAAGGACAACTTACTCAGAGAGATAAGGATCTGAAAGATTTAAAGAAAAAGGCAGAAGGTAGTGAAGATTTACAAATGCAGCTTACAAATCTGCAAAAACAGTACGACGACGATAAGGTATCATATGAGAAGAAAATCAAAGATACACAGTTATCAAGTGCGCTTAAACTTGCTCTTAATGGTAAAGTGCATGACGCTGATTTAGTAGCAAGACTTATTGATAAATCAACAATTGAATTAGGAGAAGATGGAAACATCACAAAGGGACTTGATGAGCAGATTAAAACACTGCAAGAATCGAAGTCCTTTTTGTTTGTCCAAAAAGATGAGGGAAATAGCGGCGGTTTTCGTGGTTTCACCCCTGTAGGTGGAACAACACAGAAGAATGATGATCAACAAAAAACAAATGAAGATTTCGGAAAGAATCTTGCTAATTTCGCAACGAATAACAAAGATTTAGATAAGGCACGTGATTCGTATTTTAATTAA
- a CDS encoding minor capsid protein, with protein sequence MSSNKKYWEGRSVQREIESQIIVSKYLTKMEESLREAQHDILRQIESFYSRYANENQISIADAKKYLTPKELSDFRNIDLKRFREMSLSGNPGYDRILNAVSYRVRISRLEALNLQIEMRMAELYSGVNGLQEYTYTGLVDVYQNSYYKTMFDLTEQGVMTGTVIALSDETMQEVLSYNWSGKEFSERIWGHQESARQAIRKELERSFASGRSIQKTTKAIMDVTDVTLSRAEALVRTEANFFHNVAAQKSYSDAEIERYEILATLDSRTSEICRHQDGKIYAEKDYKPGKTAPPFHVRCRSTTIPYFDESEYTVDEKRQSASGLIDSITYEEWFKKYVK encoded by the coding sequence ATGAGTAGTAATAAAAAGTATTGGGAAGGTCGTTCTGTACAACGAGAAATAGAGTCTCAGATTATTGTTAGCAAGTACCTAACAAAGATGGAAGAAAGCCTAAGAGAAGCCCAACATGATATCTTGAGACAGATTGAATCTTTTTATTCCAGGTATGCAAATGAAAATCAAATTTCCATAGCAGATGCAAAGAAGTATTTGACTCCAAAAGAATTGAGTGATTTTAGGAATATAGATTTAAAGAGATTTAGAGAAATGTCGTTATCCGGAAATCCTGGATATGATCGAATCTTGAATGCAGTAAGTTATCGGGTCCGTATTTCTCGATTGGAAGCTCTTAATCTTCAAATTGAAATGAGAATGGCTGAATTATATAGCGGTGTTAACGGATTGCAAGAATACACCTATACTGGATTGGTTGATGTCTATCAAAATTCGTATTATAAAACGATGTTTGATCTTACAGAGCAGGGAGTTATGACAGGTACGGTTATAGCTTTGTCCGATGAAACGATGCAAGAGGTTCTTTCCTACAATTGGAGTGGGAAAGAGTTTTCAGAACGGATTTGGGGTCATCAAGAATCAGCAAGACAAGCAATCCGTAAAGAACTTGAGAGAAGTTTTGCTTCGGGTCGGTCAATTCAAAAGACAACTAAAGCAATAATGGATGTCACAGATGTAACCCTTTCAAGAGCCGAAGCACTTGTAAGAACAGAAGCTAATTTTTTTCATAATGTAGCAGCACAAAAAAGCTATTCGGATGCAGAGATTGAACGCTATGAAATACTGGCCACTTTGGACAGTAGAACCTCCGAAATTTGCAGGCATCAAGATGGTAAGATATACGCAGAAAAGGACTATAAACCTGGTAAAACAGCACCACCATTTCATGTGCGCTGTCGTTCTACTACAATTCCATATTTTGATGAATCAGAATACACAGTAGACGAGAAAAGACAGTCAGCAAGTGGTTTGATAGACTCTATTACTTATGAAGAATGGTTTAAGAAATATGTGAAATAA
- a CDS encoding phage portal protein yields the protein MDPFSETLTEKYNRIIEEGAKNVITDVEIIMYEVNEWEDSSLRKMMLDGQRYYENKHDILERKKMVVGEGGALQEVNNIANNKIVHGFIRKLVDQKIGYLLSLPFTIQNENKEYMELLTEYFNKKFYRMFQNVGKEAINKGKAWIHIYYDEQGNFKFKRIPSEEIIAFWKDSERTELDYIIRSFRVKQWIGKKKETVHKVEVWDSTGVYRYVVHKGKLIPDVEVGEYSPHLIRENGDELEGVNWNRVPFVCFKYNDEELPILNYVKSIVDDYDKQKSDNSNNLEELPNGGIYVVKNYDGTDLGEFRRNLSVYRAVKVTEEGGLETLNLEIDTEAFKTHMEMQRKDLYELGRGVDTQSDRLGNDQSGIALRFLYADLDMDANIIETEFQAALEQLKWFIDQDIAIRTAKDYSSQEVEFIFNRDIIINESEVIENASKSTGQISDETIIANHPWVTNVQDEIQRLEKQYNRQEDYKDTFEDVKNDE from the coding sequence CGAAACCTTAACAGAAAAATATAATAGAATCATTGAAGAAGGTGCTAAAAATGTCATAACTGACGTTGAAATCATTATGTATGAAGTCAATGAGTGGGAAGATTCATCTTTAAGAAAAATGATGTTAGATGGTCAACGATATTATGAAAATAAGCATGACATTTTAGAGAGAAAGAAAATGGTTGTAGGAGAAGGTGGAGCGCTTCAGGAAGTGAACAACATCGCAAATAACAAAATCGTTCATGGGTTCATACGAAAGTTGGTGGATCAGAAGATTGGATATTTGCTTAGTTTGCCATTCACTATACAAAATGAAAATAAAGAATATATGGAATTACTTACTGAATACTTTAATAAAAAATTCTACCGAATGTTCCAAAATGTAGGGAAAGAAGCAATTAATAAAGGGAAAGCTTGGATTCATATTTATTATGACGAGCAAGGAAACTTTAAATTTAAACGTATTCCCTCTGAAGAAATTATAGCTTTTTGGAAGGATTCAGAAAGGACTGAGCTTGATTATATCATTCGCTCTTTTCGAGTTAAACAGTGGATAGGTAAAAAGAAAGAAACAGTCCATAAAGTTGAGGTATGGGATTCAACTGGAGTTTATCGTTATGTAGTCCACAAGGGAAAATTAATTCCTGATGTAGAAGTTGGGGAATATAGTCCACATTTAATTAGAGAGAACGGAGATGAATTGGAAGGAGTAAATTGGAATCGTGTTCCTTTTGTTTGCTTTAAGTATAACGATGAAGAGTTACCAATTCTCAACTATGTTAAGTCCATTGTAGATGACTACGATAAGCAGAAATCAGATAACTCTAATAACCTTGAAGAATTACCTAATGGAGGTATTTATGTTGTAAAGAATTATGACGGTACTGATTTAGGGGAGTTTAGACGTAATTTATCTGTATACCGAGCTGTTAAGGTAACCGAAGAAGGTGGTCTGGAAACTTTAAATTTAGAAATTGATACAGAAGCATTTAAAACGCATATGGAAATGCAACGTAAAGATTTATACGAGTTAGGACGTGGAGTAGATACTCAGTCAGATCGTTTAGGAAATGATCAATCGGGTATTGCTCTACGTTTTTTATATGCCGATTTAGATATGGATGCAAATATCATAGAAACAGAGTTTCAGGCAGCACTTGAGCAGCTAAAGTGGTTCATTGACCAAGATATAGCGATTCGTACAGCTAAGGACTATTCCAGCCAAGAGGTTGAGTTTATCTTTAATAGGGATATTATCATCAATGAATCTGAAGTAATCGAAAATGCTAGTAAGAGTACGGGACAAATTTCTGATGAAACGATTATTGCTAATCATCCTTGGGTAACAAACGTCCAAGATGAAATACAACGTCTTGAAAAGCAATACAATCGGCAAGAAGATTATAAAGATACGTTTGAAGATGTGAAGAACGATGAGTAG